Part of the Pseudodesulfovibrio mercurii genome is shown below.
CAAGGCGCAGAACCCCGTTTTCGTGCTCTGGGCCGAGAAGCCCTAGGGGATTTTCACCCCGGGCCCCTCAAGCAGGCGGTGGGCCGGGCCGCAGTATTCCCGGACCAGCCGGTCGTAGGTCCCGTCCCCTCGGATGGCCGCCAGCCCCTTGTCGAAGCGAACCAGGAGCGCCTCCGCGCCGGGGTAGGCCCTGGAGACCATGAGGTGCTGCGGGTTGAGATTCCACGGCGTGGGGGTGGAGGCGAAACGGTCGGCCTGGGAGGGGAAGATGCGGTTGATCAGGGTCCAGCCCACCAGTTCGTCCTCGGCGAACAGGGTGGCGCGCAGCTCCCAGAGCCGGCGCACGCCCGATGCCTCGCCCGGCGCATAGTCCACCATCAGCCCTTTTTCCTTGAAGATTTCCTCGTAATAATGGCCCGATGTCCCGGCGATGAGGCGGCCGCGCAGATCGTCCAGCGAGGTGAAGTCGAAGGCGCCGAGCCGCCCCTTGAGGTAGAAGAAGACGTTGCGGCAGGTCCAGATGGGGTCGCTGAACAGGGCGTAGGCCGCGCGCGCGTCCGTGCGGCCGTAGGGGTAGGCCGCGAAGGCCTCGCCCTCGCGGACCATCAGGGCGCAGCGACGCCAGGGGCGGTACAGGATTTCGGTCTCCACCCCGACACGGGCGAAGGCGGCCCGGACGACCTCGGTCAGCAGGCCGGGGCGTTCCCCCCTGGTTATGACGTAGGGCGGGTATTCGTCGGTCACCAGGATGACCGGCCCCCCGGCCCGGACCGCGCCGGGGACCGCGAGCACGGCGAGGACCGCGAGGAGCATGGCCGCGAACGCGGACGCGAGGGACGGCCGGAGCGGGGCGAGGAGCGCGGGAAGGGGGACGGATAACCGGAACATGGCTCACGCTAGCACGCGCGCCCGGTTTTTGCCGCAACTTTTTCACCCCTCCCGGCATCTCGGTGGTGGCGGCTCCGGGACGCATGTATTACCGTGCCCCCATGTCCATCGACAGCCATGCCGATCGCCCCGCCGCACGCCCCGCAAGCGGCCCCCCGCCGCGCACCCCGGTCCGGGCCCTGGTCTCCTGGGCCCTGTACGACTGGGCCAACTCCGGGTTCGCCGCTCTGGTCCAGACCTTCGTCTTCGCGGCCTATTTCGCCAGGGCCGTGGCCGAAAACGAGACCCTGGGCACGGCCTGGTGGGGGAACATGATGGGCGTGGCCGGGCTGGTCATCGGCCTGGGCGGCCCCCTGCTCGGGGCCGTGGCCGACCGCGCCGGGCGGCGCAAGCCGTGGCTGGCCGCCTTCACCGCCCTGTGCATCGCGGCCACGGCGCTGCTGTGGTGCGTCCGGCCGGACCCGGTCTGGGTCTGGCCCGCCCTGCTCCTGGCCGGGATCGGGACCATCGGCAGCGAGTACGCCATGATCTTCTACAACGCCATGCTCCCGGACCTGGCCGACAAGGCGCGCATCGGCCGCTGGTCGGGCTGGGGCTGGGGGCTGGGCTACGCGGGCGGCCTGGTCCTGCTCATCCTGGCCCTGTACGGCCTGGTCCAGCCGCCGGGCTGGTTCGGCATCCCGCGCGAGGAGGCCCTGAACGTGCGCGCGGTCATGCCCCTTACCGCCCTGTGGTACCTGGTCTTCTGTCTGCCGCTCTTCCTGTTCACCCCGGACGCGCCGTCCGCGCGCCTCCCGCTGGGCCGGGCCGTGGCCGGGGCCGTGACCCAGCTGCGCGGCTCCCTCCGGGACCTGCGCAACCACCGGCACATAGCCCTGTTCCTGCTGGCGCGCATGTTCTACAACGACGGGCTGACGACCATGTTCGCCTTCGGCGGCATCTACGCGGCCGCCGCCTTCGGCATGGATTCGAGCGAGGTCATCGTCTTCGGCATCGGCCTGAACGTCACGGCCGGGCTGGGCGCGGCCTCCTTCGCCTGGCTGGACGACCGGGTCGGGCCGAGGCGGACCATCCTCCTGTCCCTGATCGGGCTGACCGTGCCGGGCGCGGCCATCCTGGTGGTGAAAAGCAAGACCCTGTTCTGGATTTTCGGGCTGGCCATCGGTATATTCGTGGGGCCGGTCCAGGCGTCGAGCCGGTCCTGGCTGGCCCACGCGGCCCCGGCCGAGGCGCGCACCCAGATGTTCGGGCTCATGGCCCTGTCGGGCAAGCTGACCTCGTTCCTCGGGCCGTTCCTGGTGGGCTGGCTGACCCTGGCCACGGGCAGCCAGCGGCTGGGCATGTCCGCCGTGGTCGGGCTGTTCGTCATCGGGCTCGCGGGCATGCTCTTCGTGCCCGAGGCGACCCGCGACCGGGCGTGACCGGGCCTGACGCCATCGGGGCCGGGCGAGAACAACAAGGAGTGCATCATGTCGGATTTCCGTTTCGAGTTGACCGACGGGGAAAAAGGATATCTCAAGGAGCTGGTGGTCCAGTCCATCGCCTCTGGCCTGGGCCTGGGCGACGGCCCGTCCGGACCGCCCGCGCCGCCTTCCGACAAGCTGCGCGAGCACCTGGGCGCCTTCGTCACCCTCAAGCTCCACGGCCGGCTGCGCGGCTGCATCGGCAACGTCCAGGGATCGGGCGAACTGTACCGCACGGTCTGGGAGATGGCCCGGTCCGCCGCCTTCCGCGACCCGCGCTTCCCGGCCCTGACCGAGGACGAGTTCCCCGAGCTGGAATACGAAATCTCCATCCTCAGCCCCATCGAGCCGTGCCCGGACCCGGCCCTGGTGGAGGTCGGCCGCCACGGCCTGATCATGAGCCGGGGCATGCAGTCCGGCCTGCTCCTGCCCCAGGTGCCGGTGGAGTGGCACTGGAACCGCGAGACCTTCCTGGCCCAGACCTGCCTCAAGGCCGGTCTGCCGTCCAACGCCTGGCGGGACCCGGACACGTCGATCTTCTGGTTCGAGGCCGAGGTCTTCTAGTCAATTGTGAAATGCAGAGAAATCTCCTATCGACAGGGGTACTTATTATCGTGTATAGATTAGTTCCATGAATGTGCGGCCCAGTATCGGGCCGCACCGGAGCGCAGCCAGCCCGAAGGCAGGACAACCATGCCCGACAAGGCCCAAAAAGAGACGACCGCCAGCATCGCCCCCGCAGAGACCAAGGTCCTGACCATGCCGGGCGTGCAGCTGCGCGTCTCCCTGGGCAAGGATGTGGTCATCCGCGTGCCGGGTGCGGACCACTCCTACCGGGGCCGCATCGTGGGCTTCGACCCCTACGACTACCTCATCGCCTCGGTCCGGCTGCCCGGCCGCATCCGCAGGCAGCTGGCCCTGGGCGGCCAGATGATCGTCAAGTACATCCACCAGGGCACGATCTACGGATTCCGGACCACCGCGTACAACACCGTCACCTCGCCCACCTCCCTGGTCTTCTTCGCCTATCCGTCGGTCATCGAAAAAGTGGAGCTGCGCCGCGACACCCGGACCGAGTGCAACATCGACGGGGCGCTCCAGGCCGAGAACGGCGAGTACGAATGCCTGATCGTCAACATCAGCGCCACCGGGTGCAAGGTCTCGGTCCGCGCCCGGGCGCGGGACCCCATCGCCCGGCTCAAGGTGGGCGACACCCTGGTGGCCATCGTCAACCTGGGCACCGAGGGCACCCTCAAGCTGCCCATCGTGGTCCGCAACATCCAACGGGAACAGGGCCTGCACACCATCGGGGCCATGTTCCTCGACCTGAACGAGGCGGAAGAGGAACGTATAGGCAACTACCTGAAGAGAATGCGCAGACTGACGCGCCAACCGACCGGACCTGCGACATGATCAAAAAAATCCCCATCGAAGAGCTCAAGCCCGGCATGGAAGTGGTCCGTGTGGCCGACGACCTCTGGCACCACCTGCCCTACCTGTACGCCGAACCCGGCATCATCGAATCCGAGGAGGAGGTGGCCCGGCTCAGGGAGCTGGGCTACCGGGAAACCTTCGTGGCCACGGACGAGGCCGCGGGCAAGACCGACGAGGCCCACCTGGAACAGCTCCTGGCCGAACCCAGGCTTGACCGCGAACGGCCCGTGCGCACCCCCTTCGGGGAGGCCATCTCCTCGGCCATGGTCACCTACGAGGACGCCATGGCCCACGCCATGCAGATCGTCCAGGACGCCAAGCTCGGTCGCAAGATGGACTTCGCCACCTCGCTGGAGACGGCCAGCGCCATCGTGGAGTCGGCCGTGTCGAACCCGGACACCCTGGTCTGCCTGGCCAAGCTGTCCGAGTTCGACGACTACACCTACACCCACTGCATCAACGTGGCCGCCATCAGCGTGGTCTTCGGCGAGTATATCGGCATGTCCCGCGAGGAGCTGGTCCTGCTCGGCGTGGCCGGGATGATGCACGACCTGGGCAAGACCACGGTCCCGGCCCGGATCATCAACAAGCCCGGCCCCCTGACCCGGCCCGAGCGCGACGAGGTCCGCCGCCACCCCGAGTACGGCTGCGACATCCTCCAGCGCAACAGCGACATCCCGGCCAAGGTCCTGCGCGCGGTCATGCACCATCACGAGCGGCACAACGGCTCGGGCTACCCCGCCGGAATGACCCGCAAGGACATCCCGGCCTTCGCCCGCATCCTCAGCCTGGCCGACGTGTACGACGCCCTGACCTCGGACCGCTGCTACAAGAACGCCATCCTGCCCAACAAGGCTCTGGGCATCATGTACGGCATGCGCGACCAGGACTTCGACCCCACCGAGGTCCAGCTGTTCATCAAGTGCCTGGGCATCTTCCCGGCGGGCAGCTTCGTGCGCCTGAACACCGGCGAGTACGCCCTGGTCTTCGAGACCAACTCGCGCGAGCCGCTGAACCCGAAGATCCGGATCATAATGGACCGCGAGATGAAGCCCATCCGCACCCGTGACGTGGACCTGACCGCCCCGGACGGGGGGGACGGGCCCATCGAGATCCTGGAATGCGCCGATCCCTCGGCCTACCGCAAGAA
Proteins encoded:
- the amrA gene encoding AmmeMemoRadiSam system protein A, whose translation is MSDFRFELTDGEKGYLKELVVQSIASGLGLGDGPSGPPAPPSDKLREHLGAFVTLKLHGRLRGCIGNVQGSGELYRTVWEMARSAAFRDPRFPALTEDEFPELEYEISILSPIEPCPDPALVEVGRHGLIMSRGMQSGLLLPQVPVEWHWNRETFLAQTCLKAGLPSNAWRDPDTSIFWFEAEVF
- a CDS encoding substrate-binding periplasmic protein, with the protein product MFRLSVPLPALLAPLRPSLASAFAAMLLAVLAVLAVPGAVRAGGPVILVTDEYPPYVITRGERPGLLTEVVRAAFARVGVETEILYRPWRRCALMVREGEAFAAYPYGRTDARAAYALFSDPIWTCRNVFFYLKGRLGAFDFTSLDDLRGRLIAGTSGHYYEEIFKEKGLMVDYAPGEASGVRRLWELRATLFAEDELVGWTLINRIFPSQADRFASTPTPWNLNPQHLMVSRAYPGAEALLVRFDKGLAAIRGDGTYDRLVREYCGPAHRLLEGPGVKIP
- a CDS encoding HD-GYP domain-containing protein encodes the protein MIKKIPIEELKPGMEVVRVADDLWHHLPYLYAEPGIIESEEEVARLRELGYRETFVATDEAAGKTDEAHLEQLLAEPRLDRERPVRTPFGEAISSAMVTYEDAMAHAMQIVQDAKLGRKMDFATSLETASAIVESAVSNPDTLVCLAKLSEFDDYTYTHCINVAAISVVFGEYIGMSREELVLLGVAGMMHDLGKTTVPARIINKPGPLTRPERDEVRRHPEYGCDILQRNSDIPAKVLRAVMHHHERHNGSGYPAGMTRKDIPAFARILSLADVYDALTSDRCYKNAILPNKALGIMYGMRDQDFDPTEVQLFIKCLGIFPAGSFVRLNTGEYALVFETNSREPLNPKIRIIMDREMKPIRTRDVDLTAPDGGDGPIEILECADPSAYRKNLMNYLTAR
- a CDS encoding MFS transporter — translated: MYYRAPMSIDSHADRPAARPASGPPPRTPVRALVSWALYDWANSGFAALVQTFVFAAYFARAVAENETLGTAWWGNMMGVAGLVIGLGGPLLGAVADRAGRRKPWLAAFTALCIAATALLWCVRPDPVWVWPALLLAGIGTIGSEYAMIFYNAMLPDLADKARIGRWSGWGWGLGYAGGLVLLILALYGLVQPPGWFGIPREEALNVRAVMPLTALWYLVFCLPLFLFTPDAPSARLPLGRAVAGAVTQLRGSLRDLRNHRHIALFLLARMFYNDGLTTMFAFGGIYAAAAFGMDSSEVIVFGIGLNVTAGLGAASFAWLDDRVGPRRTILLSLIGLTVPGAAILVVKSKTLFWIFGLAIGIFVGPVQASSRSWLAHAAPAEARTQMFGLMALSGKLTSFLGPFLVGWLTLATGSQRLGMSAVVGLFVIGLAGMLFVPEATRDRA
- a CDS encoding flagellar brake protein; this translates as MPDKAQKETTASIAPAETKVLTMPGVQLRVSLGKDVVIRVPGADHSYRGRIVGFDPYDYLIASVRLPGRIRRQLALGGQMIVKYIHQGTIYGFRTTAYNTVTSPTSLVFFAYPSVIEKVELRRDTRTECNIDGALQAENGEYECLIVNISATGCKVSVRARARDPIARLKVGDTLVAIVNLGTEGTLKLPIVVRNIQREQGLHTIGAMFLDLNEAEEERIGNYLKRMRRLTRQPTGPAT